Sequence from the Panicum virgatum strain AP13 chromosome 5N, P.virgatum_v5, whole genome shotgun sequence genome:
TAAGGGCTCTCGCAGCTGCAGAGAGATCAGCAGGTCCAGGACCCGGATTCCAGGAACTATTAACAAAATCGGTATACTCACCATGGGATTTCCACATGTTCTCATACCTGAACGGTTTGGGTTGTTTCCGACTCCAGCGGTCAGACGTCTCCCGCTGTCTCACCTCCACGAGAAGACCAGCATGGTCCGATTCCGCGAGCGGTAGATGGAACACTTCAGAGTCCCCCAGCTTGGCCATGAACCTATTGTCTCCCAGAGCACGGTCCAACAGAGCCTTAACATTTCGGTCTCCTTCCTGGCGATTATCCCAAGTGAAAGGGAGGCCATGGAAACCTAGGTCAGTGAAACCACAATCATTTACTGCATCCTGGAAAGCAGCCACTTGCCACTGTTCCCTCTCATTGACACCAAATTGTTCTTCAACCAACAGTACCTCGTTAAAGTCCCCTACACAAAGCCAAGGGACCGACGATTGTGCTCGGAGGAATCTCATCAAGTACCAACTTTCTTTTCGCCGTTCGCGTCTAGGTTCCCCATAGAAACCTGTAAGCCTCAGCTGCGAAATTCTCAACCGGTCACACGACAACATGACGTCAATGTGCGACCTCGACTTGCTTACCTCAGCCACCGTGACATCATGGTGCCGCAGCAGCGCTAGACCACCACTTAAGCCTTCCGACTTGACGATGATGGCATTCAGAAAACCAAGGTCACGCTTCAAGCCAAGAGCACGTTCCTCCCCCATCTTTGTTTCCATCAAGAACAACACACTGGGTCTCCTCTCCTCCACCAGGTGGCGGAGTTCCTGAACTGCCTCGGGCCGCCCGCAGCCCTGGCAGTTCACACTGAGAAGATTCATGGCGCCCGGCGGGGACTGCCATCCGCAGCCGCTGCCGATATGTCATTTTGAGAGTTGCCCCTCTTTTGTTTCTTCAAGAGCTCACTCATACTGTTCCCACCGCTTTCAGCCCCTGCACCAAGTTGATTTACTTGAGCACTCACCAGGCCCGAGGGAACGATAGCGTTCGATTCCCCCACAGGAATGTTGAGGTCTGGAGTCTGCGTGGTTAGGGATGCCCCCTTCGATTTCCTTTTCCTCGCTTGTTGTAGAGAGCCTGCGCTCTCACCATCAAGATTAAGACATCTGCTTGCACCCGGGACCTTTATCACCTCAATATTCATCCCATCATCCTTCAGGTTCTGCTTGAGAGGGGACTGCACCTCCGGTTCCTCCGATTCGTCAACAAGATTATCAGACCGACGAGGACCGGATTTAGATCCCTTCTCCTCCAAACGGCTGTTGTGCCTTGGAGGATTTGGTACCGAAGAAGACCCGCTGCCAAACGActcagcagctgcagcagcaaaaGACGGAATCCTCCGCCGGCGCTCATCTGGTGCTCTAAGTTGAACGCCGTATGGGAGTTTACCTTTATCATCCCGTCCCACCGGAGTCGGGCACTCCAGCTCCGAATGCCCCATCTTGCCACACGCAAAACAAATGTCTGGAAGTTTCTCATACTGAGCATGGAACCACCTCGGTTCTTCATTTTTATTCATGCGCAGGAGAACCCCTCGCCGGATTGGCTTTTCCACCTCAATAGCAACACGCGCCCTCAGGAAAGCACCACTGGCTTTACCATCAGAATCAACATCCATCTTCAAAACATTCCCAATTAAACCCATGGCTTTGGCACCCTTTGTGCGGTTCATCCACCCTAGGGGAAGGTTGAGAATTCGAATCCACAATTCCAAACGATCAAATACAATCTCCGAGGTGCTGagggtttcatcaaactccttAATTAGAACAGCATACTTCCCAAAAAGCCACGGAGTGCCTAACAGAACCCTCTCCTTGTCACGGCCACTACCGAACTCTGCTACAAACAGATTATCGCCTTTCTCTCCAATTGATCGAAACTTAAGTCCTACTGGATTCCCCCAAGCAGGTCGCATCGCCAATCGCACGGAGTCAATATGAACCGGCGATGGAGAAAGAATTTTACCAACCAGCGCCCACTCAGTCGGCGCTagggcttcctcctcctcatcatcgGCAAAATCCATCACCGCTCCTTCCTCCGCCGTGAGGTTGAGGTTCTGGAGCATCTCCACAACACTCGGGTTAGGGCTCGCAGACCCATCCCCTCATTGCCAGCACATGTCGTCGCCATGGCAGATCAACAGGGAGAAACAACAAGATGCACTATGCCTCAACTCACACAGCCACCAGAGAAAACCCGACCTAGGACCCTAAGTGGCAAAACCCTAGGGGCAGtctgtggccggcggcgccaggAACGGCTAACCGACGATTGCGGTGGCCGGCACCAACTGCAGTGTTGGTGACGGGGTGTGGACGCCGAGGCCGGATGGCCGACGGCGTATGCTGTCCAGAtcaccggcggcggtggtcTAGGACGAGGTCGGGGTCGAGATCGCCTTCGGAGTAGCCAAAACCGTCGCTCCGCAAATTACGGACATTTCCTCCTCGTGGAACGAATGTCGCTGGAGATAGTCTAGCAAAGCTCTGCTACTCTAGCATCTGGCGGACTGATGTTGCTAAGCATGGTGCACGTGCCGCAGATAGTGAAATAAAAGAGACATGCATAGGAACATGTTATTCAAACATTGACGGTGAATAAAACACAACATTTTTACATGACAatggtttgatttttttttttgccccctTCTTACAAAATCCATTCACGATTTCGAGCTCTCAAACAGCGAGCCTGTGGCTGCGTGGCACCACTGTGACTCTCACTTCGAGGTTTCTTACAGCAGCAGCCCTCAGTATGCTCAACATTTATTTGCAGTGCTCGGTATGCACACCGTAAAGAGAGATGTGCTAGGTCATCACTTGGGTCGTGAGAACTGATTTCTTGTTTCTTAATCCAAAAATTATCTAGATAGCTTTGTCTCATGTTACATATTCCTTCCTTGATTCTCTCTCACCTTCGCCCTCGAGAAGTTATTGCTTTCCACCACCTGTAGCTTTTGCATCCACCTCTTGGCCTGCAGCCCGCTGCATGCAGTCCACCCTGCAGCACGCGCTGCCATTCACATGTCCACACTCCACACAGCTCCATAAATCGGCGACATCCAGTTCAATCAGCAGTTGCAAGCACAAGTCTCCAAAATGCACCGCccctttctcctcctcctcgtctgcGCGGTCGCAGTCGCAGCCACCTCGCTCTCCGCCGACACCGCCATTGCCCAGGGCCAGAGGTCATGGGCCGAGCTCAGCGGGCGGGACAACTGGGACGGCCTCCTGGACCCGCTCGACGccgacctccgccgcgccgtcaTCCGGTACGGCGAGCTGGCGCAGGCGACCTCGGACGCGTTCATCGCCGACCCGGCGTCGCCCTACGCGGGCGCGTCGCGGTACGCGCCGGGGGCGTtcctccgccgcgcgcaggcGGGGCCCGGCGCGGGCGCGTACCGCGTCACGAGGTTCCTGTACGCGACGTCGGGCGCGCGCCTCCCCGACGGCTTCCTcacgcggccggcgccgccgggggcgTGGAGCGCCGAGTCCAACTGGATGGGGTACGTGGCCGTGGCCACggacgccggcgcggcggcgctcgggaggcGGGACATCGTGGTGGCCTGGCGCGGGACGAAGCGCGCCGTGGAGTGGGCCAACGACCTGGACATCACgctggtgccggcggcgggcgtcGTCGGCCCGGGCCCCGGGTGGTCGCAGCCGGCGGTGCACCGGGGCTTCCTGTCCGTCTACACGTCCCGGAATTCCACGTCGCGGTTCAACAAACAGAGCGCCAGGGAACAGGTAATCTAGCTttgacacccccccccccccccccctcgatcTCATGTCATTTCCTGACTTATATTAATCTGCATTGCTTCCGTGTCCTTCCATG
This genomic interval carries:
- the LOC120672027 gene encoding phospholipase A1-II 3-like; this encodes MHRPFLLLLVCAVAVAATSLSADTAIAQGQRSWAELSGRDNWDGLLDPLDADLRRAVIRYGELAQATSDAFIADPASPYAGASRYAPGAFLRRAQAGPGAGAYRVTRFLYATSGARLPDGFLTRPAPPGAWSAESNWMGYVAVATDAGAAALGRRDIVVAWRGTKRAVEWANDLDITLVPAAGVVGPGPGWSQPAVHRGFLSVYTSRNSTSRFNKQSAREQALAEIRRLLDAYKGENCSITLTGHSLGAALSTLAAIDIVGNGLNVRGANDTVPVTAIVFGSPRVGDDQFQKAFESTPGARLLRVRNAPDVVPTILPAAFYKDVGVELLLDTRKSPYLKKPGPGPGAWHNLECYLHAVAGTQGAGDAAGFRLEVDRDLALVNKEVDALADEYPVPAAWWVEGNKGMVKDGSGRWVLQDHEEGNLAM